One Nicotiana tomentosiformis chromosome 4, ASM39032v3, whole genome shotgun sequence genomic window carries:
- the LOC138909865 gene encoding uncharacterized protein, with amino-acid sequence MAPFEALYGRRCRSPIGWFEIGEAEVIGPNLMHQAMKEVKIITDRLKIAQIHQKFYSDVRCMDLEFKKDDWVFLKVSPMKGIMQFEMSLVHQAFHVSMLKKVVRDLSLIVPVEAIEVNEELTYEKIPVAILDRPTEVAVTPATESAPVVDDRTMTALPMHEDDVERPEGVMMNAMDADALPQTADEPSTLT; translated from the exons atggcaccgttcgaggctttatatggtaggagatgtagatctcccattggatggttcgagattggggaagcagaggtTATAGGGCcaaacctcatgcatcaggctatgaagGAGGTTAAGATCATTACGGATCGGTTAAAAATTGCTCAGATTCATCAAAAGTTCTATTCGGATGTGCGTTGCATGGATTTGGAGTTTAAaaaggatgattgggtattcttgaaggtgtcccccatgaagggtataatgcagtttg agatgtctttagtgcaccagGCGTTCCACGTGTCCATGTTAAAGAAGGTGGTTAGAGATCTGTCGCTTATTGTTCCAGTTGAGGCTATTGAGGTTaacgaggaattgacttatgaaaaaattccagttgccattcttgatag gcctactgaggtcgctgtaacacctgctacagaatcagctccagttgttgatgataggacaATGACAGCTCTCCCTATGCATGAGGATGATGTTGAAAGGCCGGAGGGGGTCATGatgaatgctatggatgcagatgctcttccacagactgcggatgagccctccaccttgacttga
- the LOC138909866 gene encoding uncharacterized protein has translation MSGLLAFVRDVGADIPTIESVSIVRDFPYVFPANLSDMPPDRDIDFGIELVPSTQPISIPPYRMALGKLKELKEPLQELLYKRFIRPNVSSWGALVLFVKKKDEGFSSIATPLTRLTQKGAPFRWFDEREDSFQKHKTALTTALFLVLPSTSGSYTAQGSLGNDSDYWGQQIRQRKGGDSIIVDRVYRSYVVTIGGLKRRVVLLLLSMVDFDVIFGMDWLSPWHTILNCQAMIVMLAMTNFPRVEWRGSLDYVSNRVISYLKAQQMVEKEGRVIAYASRQLKPHEKNYPVHDLELAAIIYKLTIWRQFLYGVSCEANVVADALSRKSESMGSLAYVLVCERPLALDIQALANQLVILDVSEPSRVFACVVSQSSLYECIREPQYVEPHLIVLKNTVQQGDAKEVSIGDDGVFRMQGRIYVTNMDVLRELILDEANSSLYSIHPGAAKMYLDLRQHY, from the exons ATGTCTGGCCTTTTGGCCTTTgtaagggatgttggtgctgatattcctaccattgagtctgtttcgatagtgagagactttccatatgtgtttcctGCTAACCTTTCGgacatgccacctgacagggatattgattttggtattgaactGGTGCCAAgcactcagcctatctctattccaccgtatcgtatggcactaggaaagttgaaagaattgaaggaaccaCTTCAGGAGCTACTTTATAAAAGATTTATCAGGCCTAATGTGTcgtcttggggtgcactggttctatttgtgaagaagaaggatg agggtttctcgtccattgctacacctttgaccagattgacccagaagggtgccccattcaggtggtttgATGAGCGTGAGGATAGCTTTCAAAAGCACaaaactgccttgaccacagctttatttctagttttgccttcaacatcgggttcttatacg GCACAGGGTTCCTTGGGCAATGATTCAGACTATTGGGGACAGCAAATCCGTCAGAGGAAAG gtggtgattctattattgtggaccgtgtgtatcggtcgtatgttgtgactattgggggattaaaGAGGAGAGTTGTTCTTTTActacttagcatggttgattttgacgtgatttttggtatggattggttgtcaccatggcACACTATTCTTAATTGTCAAGCTATGATCGTGATGTTGGCGATGACGAATTTTCCTAgagttgagtggagaggttccttgGATTATGTTTCcaatagagtgatttcatatttgaaggctcaacagatggttgagaag gagggtagggtgattgcatatgcttcgcgccagttgaagccccatgagaagaactaccctgttcatgatctagagttggcagctattatTTATAAATTGACGATTTGGAGGCAGTTTCTTTACGGCGtttcttgtgag gccaatgtggtggccgatgccttgagcagaaagtctgaaagtatgggtagccttgcatatgtTCTAGTTtgtgagagaccgctagcattggatattcaggccttggccaatcagttagtgattttagatgtttcggagcccagtcgggtttttgcttgtgtggtttctcagtcatCTTTATACGAGTGCATCAGAGAGCCTCAGTATGTCGAGCCCCATTTGATTGTCCTTAAGAACACGGTGCAGcagggtgatgccaaggaggtttctattggagatgacggggtATTTaggatgcaaggtcggatttATGTGACCAATATGGATGTGTtacgtgaattgattcttgatGAGGCTAACAGTTCgttgtattctattcatccgggtgccgctaaaatgtatctagatttgaggcagcactattag